catacattgaagcataccttgtatacaagtgcatgtacatacagactagtaagcatgctaggttcccattctttgtactgtacatttaaTAGTACACAGTGgactcattgcactgcataagtacacattatacacacgtaccttgctTTTGATGAAGGTTCTTCATCAGCACAGTTTTCATGTTCAGAagctaatggttagcgcatgtgcaagcaacGAGGCCAACtttcgaggaagtgcggcttgagatggaggctagactgcacataattataatggcatAGCTATATTCACAACATTTTTTTTCTATAGAGACAAACAATTTATTATGCTCGGGTTCAATaacacaaatatcatgtataaaaactatgtatacataataatactgacaatgtagctatagtaagtgaaggagagattactaaaaaacacacgttaaaactagaacagtataaacagtccacaattataatatactgtacactactgttGAGAGGATTGGTCCACCGTTTCCATAGACATTGAATCTTGCCCGGGGCTACCAGCACTTGAGTTGCTTGTGAGCACATTCTGAGCCAGAATCAGAGTGTTGAGCAGACTAGCAGCAGCCGCGGCAGagagaccaccaccaccaccacccccgCCATTGTTGTTGGCTTGTGACAGCATGGAGGATTTCGGTACAGGAGTGGACGGAGAAGTGGTCGTGCTCGCAATGGAGGATAGAGTTTGTACGAGTGAGCTTAAGAGTGGTGTGTTTGGATTAGAGGCTCCAGTCGGCAGCGATGATTGTAAGAGAGGAGAGAATTGTGACGAAGCTGACAAGTGCATAGGTTGTGCTTGCGAAGGTGTCAGGCTGGAGACAATGCCACCAAGTTGTTGTAGGGATGAGATAGAACTTGGTGTTTGGTTGTGTGCCAGTGAGGTCAACAGAGGGCTGTTGGTGAGGTTCTGTGCCAGGGATAGTAGTAGTTGCTGTGCTGCTACATTGTTAGTTTGTTGTGTGGATTGTTGTGGAGGGGAGACAGAAGTGGTCGGTGGTGAGTGGGTCACTACTGTGTTGAGGAGACTCTGGGCCAGAGGAGAGTTTAGAAGTTGCTGGTTAGGTTGCTTTTGACCAGAGGAAGCAGCTGCATCGATTCCAAACTGGATAATCTGTGCTCGAAGAAATGCGTTCTCTTTCTCTAGGACTTGGATCTGGTTTTGAAGCATTGCTAAAGCGTTGGTTGATTTCTCTGCGATTTTGGCACTGGCTGTGAGTTGTTCGTTTTGAAACACGAGCTCTTTCAAGTAGTCCACTGTCTTGTCTAGTACCGTTCCCttgctgtacacatactgCAGTCAGGGAAACATGATGTGAGGGTGAGACATGTACGTGGAGATATCAAAAAAACATGCTTAGTTGCTGTTAAAAAATAGCAATTTTATTTTATGTgtaactaactacatgtgttaTATACGATGAACTCTGCTGGATTCTATGATACTAGTAACTAACGTAACACTGTGCTCTGCACTAAATGCATGCTTAGCAATAATAGTAATTAAAAAAAACCAAGTTAGTGATATTTCAATGGTTTTTCCAATAGTACtttagtacacacactcacagacacacacactcaccccgacAATGGAACCAGTAGTTGCGTCTTTCTTCTGACAAGCAGGCACTATCTGAGCCAGTACCTTGATGAGCTCGTTGATCCTGTCCCGACGCCGACGCTCAACTGGGCGTGggaagaacaacaacaacaactggtaattatcgtgtttagggcatgtacaatgaagctgagccaattggcaaaatgaatgaaccttgacctcacacacacacacgtacacctactgtacagtataaaaaccaagacataattaataattaaaatGGACAATAATGCGTTTACAGCATTAGATAGctttcacacaacaagtaagttattagttttgaaagtggcagatttgatgttaaagcttcgtaactgtactttgtgggaaatgcttctatttgattatgaccacatacgtacatgtacatctgttgtacactataactttcagtattgaatTTGCATCACCCTCATTGTGTGTAGCCTTCCTCTGAGCTTCCCTGTTGGCGGCCATATCCCCAGACctgcaaaccaaccaccataataacaacactcctcacagttaccgtattactagaatgttttacgAGCATATGTGAATTTTTaaacaataaaattgcaaaacctaattttgggtaaatacacacgatccttgccagaacgcaacagttagatcgcaaagcgTTGCCGATTTGGCTgattcacaaaggtttttttactgcaaaatattctagtaatacggtgtgtagcaagaatgatgctttccctaacatactgtcatacatgttatgcagaggtaggcaatcacatgaactgtgTACTCACAACTGCATTTGAACGATGGGGTCGGCCGTGTGATAATCCATAGTTGATATCCCGCTCATCTTGGGTCCTATAGGTCgacccattgcatgcagtatctcagcactactggatggtgggatcatcacatacagaggacctgaacacacacacaacaacatatAAAAagtgactattattataaaacaatttttcaacaccacttccaagaaacctcaaacattagcaataatactcatggttcTGCATTTAATTAGTATGTACAAGCACTTGGATAACTTATCGAAGCCTATAACTTTTGGATTTGGCAAAAAAGCAATCGTCACACTGATAAATTTGGCCTCCATTACTCACCATTTTGTCCAGACTCTGAACCAGATGAGGTGCTCCTAGTGATGAGGAACtgagatgagggggtggtctgtccaccttgctgcatctggataagggcgtggcctatagcgttgagggtggagccatcctcagaggtcatgtcagagggcaaaccatcatcgctagttagcgtgtggacctcctgtgtgagtgggcaggaacaacaagtgtgtgtgtgtgtgtgtgtgtgtgtgtgtgtgtgtgtgagtgtgtgtgtgtgagtgtgtgtgtgtgtgtgtgtgttcgttatttgggaggtagttaccatcatgcaaattctaaccatgtaatacgaaagcgaaaatagtacaaaaacgaAAAGTCTTAGAAGCCGGATACTTTAAAAAAGCGTTTTTAAGTGCtagtttttataattatattacttggtgtgaagtgtgtgtgtgtgttacctgggtatcatgcacaaggccAAAGTTAGGGCCCAAGTCACTGGCCTGTAGCTGCTCCACACTCTCCCCATCATCACTCTGACTTATCTCTATCTCAAACTGTGAACTGGGTACCACCTCTTCAGTAGCGATAGTAACCGTCTCCACGTCGGTCGGCTCTGTCCCTACGTGTAGTATCTCTGtattaaaacagtttt
This is a stretch of genomic DNA from Halichondria panicea chromosome 1, odHalPani1.1, whole genome shotgun sequence. It encodes these proteins:
- the LOC135352333 gene encoding helix-loop-helix protein 30-like; the encoded protein is MAANREAQRKATHNEVERRRRDRINELIKVLAQIVPACQKKDATTGSIVGYVYSKGTVLDKTVDYLKELVFQNEQLTASAKIAEKSTNALAMLQNQIQVLEKENAFLRAQIIQFGIDAAASSGQKQPNQQLLNSPLAQSLLNTVVTHSPPTTSVSPPQQSTQQTNNVAAQQLLLSLAQNLTNSPLLTSLAHNQTPSSISSLQQLGGIVSSLTPSQAQPMHLSASSQFSPLLQSSLPTGASNPNTPLLSSLVQTLSSIASTTTSPSTPVPKSSMLSQANNNGGGGGGGGLSAAAAASLLNTLILAQNVLTSNSSAGSPGQDSMSMETVDQSSQQ